The Microcystis aeruginosa NIES-843 sequence TCGGAGATAAAGTTCGCCTCGCAGACACGGAATTATTTATCGAAGTCGAAAAAGATTTCACCACCTACGGCGATGAGGTAAAATTCGGCGGCGGTAAAGTAATTCGCGATGGGATGGGCCAATCCCCCATTTCTAGGGAAGATGGGGCGGTAGATTTAGTGATTACTAATGCCTTAATTCTCGACTGGTGGGGCATCGTTAAAGCCGATGTGGGCATTAAAGACGGCAAAATTTATAAAATCGGTAAGGCGGGCAATCCCCACATTCAAGATAATGTCGATATTATTATCGGTCCTGCTACCGAGGCATTAGCTGGGGAAGGGATGATTTTGACAGCAGGGGGGATTGATGCCCATATTCATTTTATCTGTCCCCAACAAATTGAGACAGCGATTGCGTCGGGGATTACCACAATGATTGGTGGCGGGACCGGACCTGCAACGGGAACTAATGCCACCACCTGCACCCCGGGAGAATGGCACATCTATCGAATGCTAGAGGCGGCCGAAGCTTTCCCGATGAATTTGGGTTTTTTGGGTAAAGGCAATAGCAGTCAGCCGGAAGGACTAGCGGAACAGGTAAAAGCGGGGGTAATTGGCTTAAAACTCCATGAAGATTGGGGAACCACTCCGGCAGCCATTGATACCTGTTTAAGCGTGGCCGATAAGTACGATGTGCAGGTGGCGATTCATACCGATACTCTCAATGAGGCCGGTTTTGTTGAGGCCACTATCGCCGCTTTTAAAAATCGCGTCATTCACACCTACCACACGGAAGGAGCCGGTGGTGGTCATGCTCCCGATATTATCAGGGTTTGCGGGGAAATGAACGTTTTACCCTCCTCTACCAATCCCACGCGTCCCTATACGACGAATACCTTAGAGGAACACCTCGATATGTTGATGGTTTGTCATCATTTAGACCGGAGTATTCCCGAAGATGTGGCTTTTGCTGAATCCCGCATCCGCCGCGAAACTATTGCCGCCGAGGATATTCTCCACGATTTAGGGGCTTTTAGTATAATTTCCTCCGATTCTCAAGCGATGGGACGGGTGGGGGAAGTAATTATCCGCACTTGGCAAACTGCCCACAAAATGCGGGTACAACGGGGCAGACTGACCGGGGAAACGGGAGAGAATGATAATCTGCGAGCAAGACGATATATTGCTAAATATACGATTAATCCTGCTATTACCCATGGTGTCTCCGATTATGTCGGTTCCATCGAGGTGGGCAAATTAGCCGATTTGGTTCTCTGGAAACCGGCATTTTTTGGCGTAAAACCGGAAATTGTCCTGAAAGGCGGTTTAATCGCCTGGGCGCAAATGGGCGATGCTAATGCCAGTATTCCCACACCCCAACCGGTTTATATGCGTCCCATGTTTGCCTCTTTTGGTGGTGCGATCGCCAAAACTTCCTTGACATTTGTTTCTAAATATGCTATGAAAGCGGGCATTCCTGAGAAGTTAAAGCTGAAAAAAACCGCCGTGGCCGTGTCGAATACGCGCAATATCAGTAAGGCTAGTATGAAGCTTAATGACGCTTTACCGCGCATGGAAGTTAATCCCGAAACCTACGAGGTGCGTGCTGACGGGGAATTATTAATCTGTGAACCCGCTACGGTTTTACCCATGGCCCAACGCTATTTCCTATTTTGAATTCGATTTCAGATTCAGAAAACGGGTTTTTTCAAAAAACCCGTTTTCTTTTTGAATCACAGTTAAGGATTAGTAGGAAGGTTTGGTAAAAATAACTTAACTAATCCTGCCATTAGTGCAGCAACAATAGCAACAAAGATGGTTCGATTAGTAAATTCCAAGTTATCTAGTCGTTTATTCACGCCTGTTAATTCTCCTTTAATATTTGCTATGTCAACTCTTAAGTTATTCACTTCTTCAGATAGCTTGTCTATTTTGCTATTAAGTTGTTCAGATAATCTGTCTATTTTGCCATTAAGTTGTTCAGATGACTTGTCTATTTTGTCATTAACTTCTTTGAATTGTCCTACAATAAAGTCTTTTAATTCTTTGAGGTCGTTTTCTGTAAATGTTGCCATTGTGTGACTCTCCTAGTAATTGTTTGTGATACCAATAATCTTACCACTAAGTTTAACTCCTAACCCTTAATCAGTCAAATTGCATCGAAGTTGCATCACCAGAGAGAATAAAACTGGCCCAATAAAAAGGATGTTTTTGCTTCTCACCCTTGAGCATTCCTAGTTGAATTTGTCGTAAAGCTTCACTGCGTCCTTCTCCTTTTTGTAAGCGTCCATAATAGGCGACCATTAAATCTTTAGTTGCGTCATCAGATACTTTCCAAAGGCTAATTAATTGGCTTTCACTTCCCGCAATAACTAAAGCGCGGCGCAATCCATAAATCCCTTCACCTACGCTTCTAGTTTGGTGATTTTTTGATGATAATTAATGCTTTATACTGTATATTAATTAAGTAGCTGGTTATAATTAAATTAAAAATGGATTTTAGGTTTGATCCCCCCTGCCCCCTTGATAAGGGGGATGCCGATAGGCGGGGGGATCCCCCCTTAATCCCCCCTTAATAAGGGGGGCATCTGACAACTTTTAACGCCGACCTACTTATCAAATTTAGCCAAGATTTTCAATCCTTCTTCTGGGTTGCCATTAGCTGCCATTTCCTTAAATCTAGTATAGGCATTAAATTCGGCTAAAGTGTTGGTGGAAAGATATTCAATCAGTTTATTGATACTGATTCCTTTTAGTTCATTCATAGAAAACTCCTGATTCTGGCGGTAATTTCCTGAAGAACTTCTAAGAGCGTTGGAGCAGCGGACGAGATTACATTTTCTTCACTGCTGTCATGTTTGTGATGGGGATAGGTTGGGAGGTTCAGCTTTTTATGATGTGGAGTATTATCATAACGGAAAATTAAGGTATTCATGGTATTCATATACTGATAAGCGTACATATTACGATTAATAAAACTGAATTATCAATGAATTTAATTTCGGCTCGAATAAATCCTTCGTAACTATCGCGTTTTTCACAATCTAGCGTAAAAAATTTTATTACTGAACAGGTTGCGAGAATTGTTTAAATCTGTTGAAAATAATCTTCAATTAACAAATTCAATTCCTCTGAGTCTTTCTGCTTTTTCCTGTAGGCATTGTAGCATTCGCAATTCGCCAATCCATTCGTCAAGTTCCAGGGTTTCCTGAAATTCGTCGTTTTCGTAGCGATGCAGAAATTCTGCTGTGGACAGTTGATATTTGTCCTCAAATTCTCGCAGTCGTTGTTCGGTACGCTGGATACCCGCTTCAGTGGAACGTAGGGCTTCAGCGATTGCGCCTTCGATTAGAGGTTTGAGGGAGCCGGAGTGTTGACATCCTCGCCGCCCTAAAAGTGCGGCGATTCCTAAACCTCACGATTTAAGTTTCTGCTTCCACCACCGTCGCATACCACAGTTAAAAAACCATGTACTGTCTTACACAGAGTCCACAGACTTTCGCCCCATTTCAGAAGCCCGATTCCGTGTGTCCCACGGTACGTTGACCGCCTATAGCTTCTTGTACTTGTTGCGCGCGACTTTTTACCCGGCCAAGCTTTTCTGGTCGGAACCCCCTAAGCCGAGTTTTCAAGGTGCTGCGCCGTCCACTTGGTTTTCGAGACTGGCCTTTTAATTCTAACGTAAAGCCAACCTAGAACGGCGGGGTTTCAGACCCAAAATTTCCGATGAGAGATGAGTTTGAGTTCCTTCATAATAGGAAGTCTTGTAGCTACTTTTGCATTATAGACAATTGCTAAGATATCCAGAGGGCGCAGGTTGCTTGTGCCGCTACACTAGACCTCTCCAATAATTGTCAAACTAAGGGCTGAAGTCCTTTTGATCTATGGTCAATTTTTGGGTTCATTTTTTCTCTTTTCTCCTTCTCTCTCAGATTATACTTTTGACTTTTGACTACTGAGTAGACTGAATCATAGGCGGAATGTCGGTTTTAGCGTCGTTGGCGAGTTGGTTGGCGCGGGCGACGGGATCAAAACGGAGGCTAGGATTCCACTTTTGGGCGATTTTAAAGCCTTCAATTGCTTCGTTGATTTTGCCTTCCCTAGCCAAGGCTTCGCTTTGTTTCATCAAAATACTCGCACCAGGCTGGGTGAGGTCAGCAGTTTGGCAGGTCGATAATTTAGCCAGCATTTGAGGATTGACAATCAAATAGTTTTTTAACCAATTACAGCCCACATTCCGCACCCTCAACTGTCACATAAGCTGTCCCCCTCCAGAGACTTGAGTAAAAATACCTAGCTGGTGAAGGTTTTCTCGGTGGCCGCTAGGGGGGTCTTGAGACCCCTAATTATGAAAAAATAGGAATTGTTGGAAAACTGAGGCGAGTGGACTGTTCGACCATGAATCAATCAACAGAAATTGAAGTCAAAAATCTAGACCATCTGGGATTAGTAGCCGGAATTATCGATGAAATAGGAATCGTTGAAATTATCAACGAACAAGTCTCAATTGAGCGAGGAGAAATTGTCACAGCGGGGCAAGTCGTGAAAGCAATTATCCTGAATGGATTGGGATTTGTCTCCCGAGCCTTGTATTTATTTCCTCAATTTTTTGAAGATAAAGCAACCGAACATCTGCTGGGAGAGGGCATCGAACCAAAACACCTGAATGATGATAAAATTGGTCGAGTAATGGACAAACTTTATCAACTTAATGTTTCGGTCATTTTCCTACTGATTAGTTTAGCCGCCGTGAAAAAATTTGGTGTAGCAACCGAGAACTCCCATTTAGATTCGACTTCTCTATCAGTAGAAGGAGAATATAAAAAGGAATACCCAACAGTAGAAATCCTGAAATCAGGAGCAGTGGGAGAAGAAATTGAAACCGGACAACAGCCAATAAAAATTACCTACGGATACTCCCGCGACCGACGACCTGACTTAAAACAATTTATGATTGACTTAATCGTAAGTGGGGATGGAGATGTACCTTTATTCCTGAAAGTAGGGGACGGAAATGAAGCGGACAAAGCGGTTTTTGGTCAAATCGCCCGAGAATTTAAAAAACAAGTTGACTTTGACAGTTTAATAGTCGGCGATAGCGCCCTCTATAGCAAAGAGAATTTAAAACTAATGAAAGAAATGCGTTGGTTGTCTCGAGTACCATTAAGCATTAAAGAGGCTCAAGAGTTAGTCGATAGCATCTCAGAAAAAGAGTTAACCGATTCAGAAATACCGGGTTATTCCTGGCGGGAAACAAGCTCTAACTATGGGGGGATAGAACAAAGATGGTTGCTAGTTGAAAGTCAAGCTAGACAAGAATCAGACTTGAAAAAATTAGAGAAAAAAATCGAGCAGGAAAAGAATTCTGCCCAAGAAAAAATCCGGCAACTATCCCGAAGAGAATTTGAGAATAGAGCGGTGGCGTTGGCGATAGCCAAAGGATTATCTGACTCCTTAAAATCTCATCAGTTAACGGAGATTAAAGTCAATCTCATTCCGCCTGAGTCCCAGGGGTCAAAACTCAAATCAAAAGACGATTTACCCTCTCAAAGCTATCAAGTTCAAGCCAAATTAGAGTTGAATTTGACCGCCATTGAGAGGCTAAAGAAACGAGCAGGACGATTCGTTTTAGCAACTAACGATTTGGAGAAAAAACGATTAAGCAGTGAGGATATACTCAAAAAATATAAAGGGCAACAAGCTCCGGAAAGAGGATTTTCTTTTCTCAAAGACCCCTGCTTTTTTGCCCACAGTGTCTTTCTCAAATCTCCCCATAGAATCGAGGTCATGGCCATGCTCATGGGCTTGTGCCTGCTGGTTTATACTATTGGTCAAAGACAACTTCGTTTAAGTTTAAAACAGCAGGAGACGGGACTGAAAAATCCGTTGGGTAAGTTAACTGACCGACCAACATTACGCTGGATATTTCAGAACTTTCAAGGGATTCATCTCCTACGTATTCAAGACAATCAAAAGATTAGCAACTTAACGGATGAGAGGCGCAACATTTTGAGATTTTTCCCCAAACCTTGCCAAGAATATTATCTCTTATCTTGACCAGATGGATTGACTTCAAGGGGTGACAAAACAAAGCGAGCAACTGGAACATCTCCCCCTAGATGTTAAGTCTGATTGCCTAGTCATTCTCAACAAGCACTGTTTATTGAGAATGACTGGGGGAACTCTGAAATTTTCGGCTTAGTTGCCGGCAGCTTGCCGCCAACTCACTCCTCTAGATAAGTATTTTGACTCGCGCCCCTTCCTCTTTTGAGACGTTGTGACACTTAGGGTGCGGAATGTGGGTTGAAAGTTATTTGAGGCAACCTCACCCGATCGCTCTAACCGATTGACCGCAAGGATCGTTTCCTGTTCCTCCTGCGCCTGTTGCAACGCTATCTCTGCCTGTCGCGCCGCCCTTTCTGCCTTTTGCTGCTGGGCTGCAGCAAGTCGGAACTGCTGCTCTGCTGCCACCTTATCCCGTTCTGTGGCTGCCCTATCTCGGTTGACTTGAGCCAACTGCGCCGAGGCTACCAGTACCCGTTCCTGTGCTTGTAGGTATTGCTGCTGGGCCGATCGCGCTTGGTTTTGTGCCTGCTGGAACTTGCGATCGGCATCCTTTAGCTTTCCTCGCGCTACTGAGAGATTTTTCTGGGCTAATTTTTCCTTTCCCCTCGTCTGGCGCAAATTGCTATCTAAAATAATTTTGTCTTGCTGTAACTTCCTTTGGTCTGCTAATAATCTCAGTTTGTCGCCGTTCAGTTTTGTGATATTGGTTTGGGCAACCCTGAAATTATTCGTTGCCTTTATCGAAATAGGAACGGCAATAGCAGCAATGGC is a genomic window containing:
- the ureC gene encoding urease subunit alpha, whose product is MNYRIDRRTYAETYGPTVGDKVRLADTELFIEVEKDFTTYGDEVKFGGGKVIRDGMGQSPISREDGAVDLVITNALILDWWGIVKADVGIKDGKIYKIGKAGNPHIQDNVDIIIGPATEALAGEGMILTAGGIDAHIHFICPQQIETAIASGITTMIGGGTGPATGTNATTCTPGEWHIYRMLEAAEAFPMNLGFLGKGNSSQPEGLAEQVKAGVIGLKLHEDWGTTPAAIDTCLSVADKYDVQVAIHTDTLNEAGFVEATIAAFKNRVIHTYHTEGAGGGHAPDIIRVCGEMNVLPSSTNPTRPYTTNTLEEHLDMLMVCHHLDRSIPEDVAFAESRIRRETIAAEDILHDLGAFSIISSDSQAMGRVGEVIIRTWQTAHKMRVQRGRLTGETGENDNLRARRYIAKYTINPAITHGVSDYVGSIEVGKLADLVLWKPAFFGVKPEIVLKGGLIAWAQMGDANASIPTPQPVYMRPMFASFGGAIAKTSLTFVSKYAMKAGIPEKLKLKKTAVAVSNTRNISKASMKLNDALPRMEVNPETYEVRADGELLICEPATVLPMAQRYFLF
- a CDS encoding LPP leucine zipper domain-containing protein; its protein translation is MATFTENDLKELKDFIVGQFKEVNDKIDKSSEQLNGKIDRLSEQLNSKIDKLSEEVNNLRVDIANIKGELTGVNKRLDNLEFTNRTIFVAIVAALMAGLVKLFLPNLPTNP
- a CDS encoding CHAT domain-containing protein, whose translation is MRRALVIAGSESQLISLWKVSDDATKDLMVAYYGRLQKGEGRSEALRQIQLGMLKGEKQKHPFYWASFILSGDATSMQFD
- a CDS encoding toxin-antitoxin system TumE family protein yields the protein MYAYQYMNTMNTLIFRYDNTPHHKKLNLPTYPHHKHDSSEENVISSAAPTLLEVLQEITARIRSFL
- a CDS encoding IS1634 family transposase, whose product is MNQSTEIEVKNLDHLGLVAGIIDEIGIVEIINEQVSIERGEIVTAGQVVKAIILNGLGFVSRALYLFPQFFEDKATEHLLGEGIEPKHLNDDKIGRVMDKLYQLNVSVIFLLISLAAVKKFGVATENSHLDSTSLSVEGEYKKEYPTVEILKSGAVGEEIETGQQPIKITYGYSRDRRPDLKQFMIDLIVSGDGDVPLFLKVGDGNEADKAVFGQIAREFKKQVDFDSLIVGDSALYSKENLKLMKEMRWLSRVPLSIKEAQELVDSISEKELTDSEIPGYSWRETSSNYGGIEQRWLLVESQARQESDLKKLEKKIEQEKNSAQEKIRQLSRREFENRAVALAIAKGLSDSLKSHQLTEIKVNLIPPESQGSKLKSKDDLPSQSYQVQAKLELNLTAIERLKKRAGRFVLATNDLEKKRLSSEDILKKYKGQQAPERGFSFLKDPCFFAHSVFLKSPHRIEVMAMLMGLCLLVYTIGQRQLRLSLKQQETGLKNPLGKLTDRPTLRWIFQNFQGIHLLRIQDNQKISNLTDERRNILRFFPKPCQEYYLLS